GCTGatagagaatttactttactCTTTGCAGACAATTCCATCTTGAGGCTTTGAATTCTCATCTTTTACATTTCCCACATCCTCTGTTTAGTTCTTATCAGTGTAATTTGGTAACTGTTAGACTATCTGATCATCTAACAAAGCCTGTTGAATAGTTCTACTTGATAATAGGTTTAACGTGTAATAATCAACTCAAAAGGCtcacataacttattttttctcataaaacacGATGGACGCTTAAACCTTTCACACCTTCACATTTCTGAAAAAAAGTGTAATTCTTAGAATGCATTACTAGTTTTCAGTCCTTTAGTTTAATGTAGCCCTTCAATTAGTGGTTACTACTCTGTTGCAAACTCTGCAAAAGCAAGGaccaacaaaaaatgtaatttaggtGTGTGTAACAATCACATGCATTGCAGCCATTTTTAAGTCAAACTTAATTTGAAAGGagtaaaaatgaacacaaatgcGCCGCATTCTTACAATCATTCTATGTTATCAACCCCTCGTGCTaagcacacacaccttctccgGAGGAACAAAAAAGATCCCCTACCTTTTTCACTGCCTGGCAGGGTCTGATGAATATCTgtgatgttgtgtgtctgttacacACAGTTCTCAGTCTTTGACTCATGGGCGTACGAGTAGAGTACAGAAATAGGAAGTCaagaacctttaaaaaaaactatcccTGTAGAGCTCAGTGAGACATCAAAGTAATGATCCTCAACATTGAATATTTGGTCGAATAGTTTTACTTGGTTTCtgaacaaatacaataaatacaaagaTGATTTTTTGACGATTTTATAAAAGTATTAAAGTAACTTATTCCCTTTTCATTAAGGAatattacattcttttttctGTATTGCTTCCTTTGCTGCCGCATCGCCATAATAGCTTGAGTTAATACTACTTACTTCCATCGTGAATCATAACTAATGACAAAGACTACTCAGTCATCTGGGGAACATCCTACAGCTTGATTTTCAGGAATAAAGTTGTCTCTCTAGTAGGCTCCACATTACTTCATCCCAGATATATTAAGCTAAGCAGTGTCTCTGTAAGTGCATGAACAAAATGGTTCGGTGAATTTGTTGGAACATCAAACGGATCTGATTTAAACAATCCACTGTACTGTCCACTCTGGAGTGTGGCTATAACCTATTAAAGTGCTTAACTCTTTCTACCACAGCGTCATTCAATTTGCCTTTTAAAACAACTATTGCACTCACCACAATTATTTCACACTTTACAGTCATCACTGATCAGATCTAGTCGAGTTCAAAAAGAACTGTGCTACCACATCACAGGATATAGTTTCCCCCAAGGTGCCTCAAACCAACTCTCCActggtttgtgtgtatgtagtgAACCAAACTGAAGACACTTTGTGCTATGAGTGCATTGGGATATTTTGACTACACAAAGCCTAATTAACTACTGAACTTCACCGAACTTTACCAGGACAAAGGGTTTATATTTACATGACTTTTGGATGtttaaattgatttgttttgtatgtaagGGTTTCATACCAGCATCACTAGCCAAAGTAGATTaacattgattttgttttttagtattttttaattttaagattttttttttaattggtggAAGTGTAATGCTGAGAGCTATGGGTCCACGTTGTTCTCTTTTATTCACTATCAGGAGGTAAATGCCTATGGTGTGAGAGCACAGAGCAAATACCACCCTCCATGTTGTGTTCCTATTGTGTTCTGGGCTACACTGACACCAGCTGGCTCCCTGTGGTGTTGACATATTTAGTCTTCTGAAATTTTTAATTGCAGTTCTCTCTGGTGAGAAGCCATCAAAGCTGCACAAGATCTGCTGTAATTTACTAATACACCAATTCCTCTCTCTTAATATGTATATGTCATTTTCTCGCAATTCAGTTAAATGTCAAAACCACCTCACTGTTTTTGAAAAGATAGAGCAACACAATAGGGTGTAAAATCTTTTTTAGCAAACatataatacataaatacaaacaGAAACCAAGTTATTAAAACACCATCAGATTACGTGACTTCCACTAGTTCAGTTTTTAGTTACTCATGACGATATAAATTGTATTTCAGATGATTAAAATAGAACCATTTGTGTGCGGCACAAAATATCAGAGTGCATCTCTTGCTGACAACAATACAACAACTCAACAATATCTAATTCAATCAGCGCAAAAAGTTAACTATTTAGTCATATGCATGCCCGACATAACTTCAGATTATTCAGCCAAAAGAAGATCCCTCTATTCACTAAATTGGACTTCTGTCTTGTGTATGGAAACGTTTCAATCAATTGACATTGAAATTATGTAATTTTACCGTAAAGTTatgattaaaacatgtaaaaatgtttaGTCATGTGTTCACTATAAGTCAGTCTAAAAATAGTGTGAATCTTTGAAGATGCTTATCACGGCAAGCGTGttgcctcacttcctgttgccaTCAAACGTTTCACAGCTCTAGCTGTACTAAGTTCTTTGTGTCATGATATTtttcagtacaagcggcgaattatctgtTATCTGCATGAGGTGTTGTTAAATACGCACACCCCTCAACCGGTCTAGCAATGTTTCCTTCAATCAAATAGTTGCTAAGACGttgttgtatctgatggtggttgcccctgcagtggtcctgccgtacacctggcttactactcgcaACAGTTTGAATCATCtctgttataggaattgaatgtattgcagatcttttacgttgttcattctgtacacatggcaTTCATTGTACTCTGTCCATCCCTGGAGAGGGATCCCCCCTCTGACGAtctgagggtttcgggacagaagatgtcgcatgtgtacagactgtaaagccctctgaggccaatttgtaatttgtgattttgggctatactaaataaaatgaattgaatcataGGAAGACAAGCTTGACAGTGGCTAAAGGATGCAAAAGACACAGCTGGGTGTTTAATATGTTTGGTATTATTTAGAAATATCATAAAATTCATACATTTAGCcgttttaaaaattaaaattattaCAAAAATTAAAATTTATAATTGtctaaaaaaagcagaaatggcAAAAGTAAGTGGATTGACTTGAtgtcaaaaatcaaaaaaataaaagaagcagTCATTCATGGGTCCTGTAAAAAATGCAGACTTCAACTAAgcataaaagtaaaaataaggataTCCTGTAGAATTctacacattttttaaagcagTGACCATTCATTTGTTGGATTTGAGTACAATATGCAAATAAAAAGCCAAATAACTTGTTTAGCACTTTTGGTTATAATCCCATGAGCAATATAGTTGTAtcacttaaaaaagaaaacattttgaagaGATTTTGGGACATTAAATTACCACAAATCCTATTTGAGGGGACCTTTTCATCAATAACATGTGATTAAAGATGTTACAGTTAACCACAACCATACCTGCATAACTTTAATCACCATCAATAGAGCCTTTTTAGAGTAGCCCTGTGGACATGTCATTGGGTGGATGAACACAAGAGTAATTCATTATTTGTCATGATGGCTTCTTTAAAACGCACTAATACTAGGCCAAGAAGCAAACAAAAGCCTGGCCATTATTTCAGTAAGTTTTCGTTCCATTCAATCCTCATCAGTGTTAGCAAGACTTTCAGTGTTCTCCCGGTCCTCTCCTTTCAGACTAAAGGTTGTTATTGTATTCTTCCGCTTCAACGACATCTCGGTGGTTGAGAGAGAGTTTTGCGCGGTGCTGCGGCGTCGGGTAAACTCTGCCAGATCCTCAGCCAGGACACTCTCCATCACTGCACCCAGAGAGTGTCTGATCTTCTTGCACAAGTCCGGGCAGCTGAACACGTACAGAATGGGGTTAAGGACACTGTTTAGGAAGCCAATGGTTGCTGCGATCGGGAGAACCTTGCTTGCAAAATCGCTGGCACGATGCCCCTTGGGAGCCATCACCTCTATGATGAGGAACAAGTGGTATGGAGCCCAGCAGAGAGCGAAACTCACCACCACGGCCACTACGAGCCGAACAAAACGGAAAGGGCGCCGATTGCCTCTGCGTGCCAAGCCAGCGTTGACGGCGGCATAGCTGAGAATGATAATCAGTAGAGGGATTATGAAGGACACAAAGAGTTTCAAGAAGGCTAAGGCCACTTTGCGCTGCTTGCATAACGATTTCAGGTCAGATAGTCCAGCAGGGAGGAGTCGAGCATAATTGTAGTAACACAGGATCTTGCCGTTAGGTAGATGAATGGTGTCACGGAATATGTAGAAGGGGATGGTGAAGACCACAGCCAAGGCCCAGATCACCCCACATATCCTCCCCACTAGTTGGACGTTCCTGTAGTTCTGTGCCCAGACGGGTCTCAGCACCACCAGGCAGCGGTCCATAGAAATGGCCGCTAGCAGGAAGCCACTCACAAACATGTTGagaaagaagatggaggagtGGATGCGGCAGAAGGTTGTGCCCAACGTCCAGGTATTTCCGCGGGCCATGTAGAGGGTGAAGAAGGGCAGGGAGCCCGTGGCCAACAGGTCTGAGGCTGCGAGGTTCAGGATCCAGATGCTAATGACCGAGCGGCGGACATGGAAGCCCACTACCCCCACGATGAGGAGGTTTTCTAGGATGCCGATGGAGGAGAACAAGCCGTGGAGGGTGATGGTGAATATGCTCAAAGAGctcatattttctgttttgtttgatgGTTGATACATGCTGATATTTGGAGTTGTGCTGACAGGACAGACAACCATCTTTGAGGGCGCACGTCTGTTGAGCTTTGACTTGGTTAGTTGCTTCACGCTGATGTGATCTAAAACAGATAAGAACATGTACAATGAATGACCTATTTGGGACTCTGACAGAAGTTTTCGATCTTTGTTTCTCTGTTGAGAAAATTCAACAattctgttaaaaaaattgttttaattcatgcaaaataaaaagtaatttgaaGATGTGACACATAGTGTCCTAATTCTCAATTTGTGTTTACCTTCATTAAATGCAGAAGCTAAGTTTTAGTCTAGTTTGCGCTTCCTCTCTtgtgagtgttttttattttgttgctctGCAGGCTTTATGCATGTAAATAATATGTGGCTCTGTTTCCTTTTACTCTTTTCCAAAAGACTCAAAACAAATAGTGTAAAATCTTTCTTATGCTGTAAATTAAGGCAATTAAACAATTCCTTTAGGCTTGTAGTTCAGTAACAACCATTTAATTAGAAGAACTTTTCGGTTGCACCTTGATGCCAAAAACAAACTCAAGACCAGCATATCATCCCGAAATAAATACTCATGGCAGGATCCGACCCAAGCTAGTTCACCTTTTGTACTCAATGCTTGGACATCATTGGTGTTTTTCAaacatgattttaaaaagtgagtGCAGCACAGAAAACACCTTTACTGTATCAAGTTAGTCTATAATAACTCAAATCAGCTGGAACcgttgtgttttattgtaaaaCTCAAATTGACTTTCTATGTGTAAAGAGATGCATTTTTCATTGCAGTTCAAAAGCTGatagagaatttactttactCTTTGCAGACAGTTCCATCTTGAGACTTTGCATTCTCATCTTTTACATTTGCCACATCCTCTGTTTAGTTCTTATCAGTGTAATCTGGTAACTGTTAGACTATCTGATCATGTAACAAAGCCTGTTGAATATTTCTGCTTGATAATAGGTGTAACGTGTAATAATCAACTCAAAAGGCTCACATAACTTATGATTTCTCAGAAAACAAAGTGGACgcttaaactttaaaaaaaaagtgtaattcTTAAAATGCATTACTAGTTTTCAGTCCTTTAGTTTAATTTAGCCCATCAATTTGTGGTTACTACTCTGTTGCAAACTCTGCAAAAGCAAGGaccaacaaaaaatgtaatttaggtGTGTGTAACAATCACATGCATTGCAGCCATTTTTAAGTCAAACTTAATTTGAAAGGActaaaaatgaacacacaaatGCGCCGCATTCTTACAATCATTCTATGCTCTCGACCCCTCGTGCTAAGCACAAACACCTTCTCCTGAGGGAACAAAAAAGATCCCTCACCTTTTTCACTGTGCCGGGCAGGGTCTGATGAATATCTgtgatgttgtgtgtctgtatcacaCAGTCTTTGCCTCATGGGCGTACGAGTACAGAACAGAAATAGGAAGTCaagaacctttaaaaaaaaacacccttccTTTGCTGCAGCACCACCATATTAGCTTGAGTTAGCACTACTAACACTAATTCACCAATTGCTCTCTCTTAATCTTCGCCGACAAAATACaaatttagttatttttaataGAGCAAAAATTGTGATTTAGCAAAGACTAAAGTGTCAAGCAGTTACTTCCCCTTTTAGGCCTTACTGCTTGGTGcattgggtgtgtttgtgtgtgtgaccacctcactgtttttgaaaaaatgaaacccAATAGATGTAAAAATCACTCCACCCTCTATTGCAAACATATAATACACAATCAACAAGTTATTAACATACCCATCTAGGTTCAGCAGGCTTCTTTGTAAGATTAAACAAGTCACTGAAATTCAAGCCAGATGTTATCATCTGTTCAAATGTAGTAAAAAGAAGCTTAAAGAGTAATCAGTGTTCCCCCTCCGGTGTGAAGACTTAGTGGGATTTACCAAAATTTTTCCAAATGTCTGTCTTTAGTAGATTTCATCATTGAAATTTACACAAGTCTCAGCACTTTTTGTCAAATAACTgattaaaaggttttaaaagCACCGGATACTTTAGGCACACTCTAGTATGAACCGTCTGATAATCTGGGACAGGGCTGTCTACTGTCCTCTACACTTTCCTGTGACATCACTAAATATGAAGACGCACCATTCAATCTGGAACAAACttacagaaaacattttctgtCCTCTACTCATTCACACCTTGATCCTCAATGTACCTGttttcattatctttttttttacatcttattACTTTCTCCCCTTGTTACTAGTTGTTGTCATActgcctctgtgttttctcGAAGTCCTTTTTCTGCCTCATGTAGTATAATCTTTATTAACTTGCCCTGCCTTGTCTAAGAGAAACAAATTactaaaataaaatctattaaAATTATACAGTTCAGTTGGACACCGAACAGAAAACAGGAAAACCTTTAATTGATTTTGCGTGCGTTACAGTAGGGCAGACTGTTTGTGCTTTGAAGCCTGGTGAAACAACATAAACCCCTTAGTGTGCGACAAATCTCAAAGAAATAAACTACTGACGTGTGTTTTAGAAAGGTCGGAGGGTTAGCTTGGGTCAACGGACTAATTAAAAAAGCTGACGGTAAACAGTCTGTCACTTCCTTTAGGAGGAGCACCCACCACCTGGGTCACGTACGCACACGTTTCCACTGCGGCTTTGCTGTCGTCCTCGACCCCTTTACCTGACACACCATTGCACTGGTTGTCTGTTCAACCGAGATGTTTGGGCTTTACGTGCTCTTGGTTCCTCTCTTTGGAGCTAGTAAGTCATTTTAACAATATTTCAATTGTGGTGTGAACTTGTTGAATGTCTAAAATTGAGATATTGCGTTCACCGGTTGtagatttctgtattttctgtgtttcaggCGGCGCTCTGCTCTACGCTACGCCCGGACAGAGTGTGACCGTGCCCTGTTTCTATGCCTCTGAGGCCAAACATATCTGTTGGTACAAGCAGGTTGCAGGGGAGCAACCTCAGATAATATCCTCGTTCTACAAACATTCGCCCGACAGCAACAGCTTCCACAACCAGTTTAAAGGCAACGAGCGCTTTTCCGTTCACACTGGAGCCGGGTTCTATCATTTGAACATTTCTAACGTGCAGGACTCGGATTCAGCTATGTACTACTGCGGCCGTACCACTGTAAAGATCACTGAGTTTGATGATGGCACTCTTCTGGTTTTGAAAggtatttttgtcttttacatTTTCGACacataaaactttttttcccatttgattTTCCATTTGATACATCTGTCCATACTGGTGTATTTCTCAGAGTCCAGCCGCAGGTCTTTCCTCCAGCAGCCGGCGTCCTACTCCGTGAAGCCCGGGGCCTCCGTGACTCTGGACTGCACCGTGCACGCGGGAACCAGTGACACAGAACTCAGTGTGTACTGGTTCAAAAAGGAGAATTCAACAAACCCTCCCTTAGCTGTCATGTACATCCACGCGCACAGCAGTCAGTGCGTCCACAGCCTGGAGCCTCCTGCACAAAGCTGCGTGCACAGCTTGTCCAAGACCAACGTGAGCCAGTCAGACGCCGGCACGTACTACTGCGCCGTGGCTTTATGTGGGGAGATATTGTTTGGGAACGGAACAAGACTCGAGGTCGGAGGTGGGCAAgatttagaaggaaaaaaaaagctcttttttttgcttgtctacattgttttttctttttctcagggCAAAAGGACAACATTTCTCCTTTCTTGATGCATTGCTCGGTCGCAgctctgtttgtctctgttgtCTTGAACATCATCCTAATCGGCATCCTCTGCGAAAAGTCAAGGAGGAAATATCTGCATTCTCAAGGTAACACTAATTCATATTTACTAGGGGGAAGTttgtctttctatttttttttcagataaaaGGAAAGATTCACTCATAGTTCTAAACCATATTTTCTTACTCCTctaatttttttagttttgtatcAATTATAATCCGACTCTTTATTTT
This sequence is a window from Pungitius pungitius chromosome 1, fPunPun2.1, whole genome shotgun sequence. Protein-coding genes within it:
- the LOC119222251 gene encoding prostaglandin D2 receptor 2-like isoform X3, producing MVVCPVSTTPNISMYQPSNKTENMSSLSIFTITLHGLFSSIGILENLLIVGVVGFHVRRSVISIWILNLAASDLLATGSLPFFTLYMARGNTWTLGTTFCRIHSSIFFLNMFVSGFLLAAISMDRCLVVLRPVWAQNYRNVQLVGRICGVIWALAVVFTIPFYIFRDTIHLPNGKILCYYNYARLLPAGLSDLKSLCKQRKVALAFLKLFVSFIIPLLIIILSYAAVNAGLARRGNRRPFRFVRLVVAVVVSFALCWAPYHLFLIIEVMAPKGHRASDFASKVLPIAATIGFLNSVLNPILYVFSCPDLCKKIRHSLGAVMESVLAEDLAEFTRRRSTAQNSLSTTEMSLKRKNTITTFSLKGEDRENTESLANTDED
- the LOC119222251 gene encoding prostaglandin D2 receptor 2-like isoform X1, whose product is MRQRLCDTDTQHHRYSSDPARHSEKDHISVKQLTKSKLNRRAPSKMVVCPVSTTPNISMYQPSNKTENMSSLSIFTITLHGLFSSIGILENLLIVGVVGFHVRRSVISIWILNLAASDLLATGSLPFFTLYMARGNTWTLGTTFCRIHSSIFFLNMFVSGFLLAAISMDRCLVVLRPVWAQNYRNVQLVGRICGVIWALAVVFTIPFYIFRDTIHLPNGKILCYYNYARLLPAGLSDLKSLCKQRKVALAFLKLFVSFIIPLLIIILSYAAVNAGLARRGNRRPFRFVRLVVAVVVSFALCWAPYHLFLIIEVMAPKGHRASDFASKVLPIAATIGFLNSVLNPILYVFSCPDLCKKIRHSLGAVMESVLAEDLAEFTRRRSTAQNSLSTTEMSLKRKNTITTFSLKGEDRENTESLANTDED
- the LOC119222263 gene encoding uncharacterized protein LOC119222263 codes for the protein MFGLYVLLVPLFGASGALLYATPGQSVTVPCFYASEAKHICWYKQVAGEQPQIISSFYKHSPDSNSFHNQFKGNERFSVHTGAGFYHLNISNVQDSDSAMYYCGRTTVKITEFDDGTLLVLKESSRRSFLQQPASYSVKPGASVTLDCTVHAGTSDTELSVYWFKKENSTNPPLAVMYIHAHSSQCVHSLEPPAQSCVHSLSKTNVSQSDAGTYYCAVALCGEILFGNGTRLEVGGQKDNISPFLMHCSVAALFVSVVLNIILIGILCEKSRRKYLHSQAAISHLTVPEDTPNIQNEESDALQYATLDFKKRHSKSRRERRRQERGVTLSDPK